In Fibrobacter sp. UWR3, a single window of DNA contains:
- a CDS encoding ABC transporter substrate-binding protein, whose translation MSDFVKIMHKAVAGSLVILAGVFVACEKESADKSVAENSEYPRAETLYIGGFDWAPPTTFNPLDYDPNFPIDGNVRLMYETLVTYNQITDKLEPMLADSFTRTDSSIVVHLDKNAKWNNGTPVTVDDVIYSFHIDSILPTPRHGNWEYLTSVTADNSNNITFLFNKKNKNPLIILNAIAETSILPKSVFEPIIEGAKEGKAYNFGKVVEFKNDNSPVVSGPYNLKTFSPDKIVLERNDSYWGNVNHGGKAPAPKYIIHSLYNGNNHFNSAMTKGHLDVSSIFLPQIWNKAKDNIRAWSREEPYHLPGSITTLIINHQVEPFNDPAFRQALAHAVNFEKIKSRAISNYTPAIQAGFILPFGPEARFFNKEDADKFGYSYNIEKAKEILTAAGYTWDTEGKLVDKHGKPVRPISLECPQGWTDWEDVIKVVAESFGEIGVTAEQNFVDYSVWDKDLRQCTFDLAMKTQTAELSAATPWTRFDQVMGNVALKPVGEDAFSNQGRYKNDEANKLLAKIPTIASEDELKKAYRELNKIFMETIPVLPVMYRPTQYYQFSTKHWTNFPTEENPYAPPQHLIVAAGVKALWEIQPVK comes from the coding sequence ATGAGCGATTTTGTCAAAATAATGCATAAAGCCGTGGCCGGCTCGCTGGTAATCCTGGCGGGCGTATTCGTGGCCTGCGAAAAGGAATCAGCCGATAAATCCGTCGCAGAAAACTCCGAATACCCGCGCGCAGAGACACTGTATATCGGCGGTTTCGACTGGGCCCCGCCCACGACGTTCAACCCGCTGGACTACGACCCGAACTTCCCCATCGACGGAAACGTCCGCCTGATGTACGAGACGCTCGTCACCTACAACCAGATTACCGACAAGCTCGAACCGATGCTCGCCGATTCCTTCACGAGGACGGATTCCAGCATCGTGGTTCACCTCGACAAGAATGCCAAGTGGAACAACGGCACCCCCGTTACCGTCGACGACGTCATCTACTCGTTCCATATCGATTCCATTCTCCCCACGCCGCGTCACGGCAACTGGGAATATCTCACCTCCGTCACGGCAGACAATAGCAACAACATCACGTTCCTCTTCAACAAGAAGAACAAGAACCCGCTCATAATCCTGAACGCTATTGCCGAAACGTCCATCCTTCCGAAGTCGGTCTTTGAACCGATTATCGAGGGCGCGAAGGAGGGCAAGGCCTACAACTTCGGCAAGGTCGTGGAATTCAAGAACGACAATTCGCCGGTCGTCTCGGGCCCGTACAACCTCAAGACGTTCTCGCCCGACAAGATTGTGCTCGAGCGCAACGACAGCTACTGGGGCAACGTGAACCACGGCGGCAAGGCGCCTGCGCCCAAGTATATTATCCATTCGCTCTACAACGGCAACAACCACTTCAACAGCGCGATGACGAAGGGCCACCTCGACGTGTCCTCCATCTTCCTGCCGCAGATCTGGAACAAGGCGAAGGATAACATCCGCGCCTGGAGCCGCGAGGAACCCTATCACCTTCCGGGTTCCATCACGACGCTCATCATCAACCACCAGGTCGAGCCGTTCAACGACCCGGCATTCCGCCAGGCCCTCGCCCACGCAGTGAACTTCGAGAAGATCAAGTCCCGCGCCATATCGAACTACACGCCGGCAATCCAGGCAGGCTTCATACTGCCGTTCGGCCCCGAGGCGCGCTTCTTCAACAAGGAAGATGCCGACAAGTTCGGTTATTCCTACAACATCGAGAAAGCGAAGGAAATCCTTACCGCCGCAGGCTACACCTGGGATACCGAAGGCAAGCTCGTGGACAAGCACGGCAAGCCTGTACGCCCCATCAGCCTCGAATGCCCGCAGGGCTGGACTGACTGGGAAGACGTCATCAAGGTCGTCGCGGAATCCTTCGGCGAAATCGGTGTCACTGCCGAACAGAACTTCGTGGACTACAGCGTATGGGACAAGGACCTGCGCCAGTGCACGTTCGACCTCGCCATGAAGACGCAGACCGCGGAACTCTCCGCAGCCACCCCGTGGACGCGCTTTGACCAGGTGATGGGGAACGTCGCCCTGAAGCCCGTCGGCGAGGACGCATTCTCGAACCAGGGACGCTACAAAAACGACGAGGCGAACAAGCTGCTCGCGAAAATCCCGACGATTGCCTCCGAGGATGAACTCAAGAAGGCATACCGCGAACTGAACAAGATCTTCATGGAAACCATACCGGTTCTCCCGGTCATGTACCGCCCCACGCAGTACTACCAGTTCTCCACCAAGCACTGGACAAACTTCCCCACCGAAGAGAACCCCTACGCACCGCCGCAGCACCTGATTGTCGCCGCAGGCGTGAAGGCACTGTGGGAAATTCAGCCGGTCAAGTAG